The Desulfotignum phosphitoxidans DSM 13687 genome has a window encoding:
- the gltX gene encoding glutamate--tRNA ligase yields the protein MKPVVTRFPPSPTGFLHIGGARTALFNWLYARKTRGKFVLRIEDTDVDRSTRESVDAILDALAWLGIDWDEGPYFQTERKEIHNRYIDKLVASGHAYYCSCTPEEIDAMREQARAKGLKPMYNGKCRERGLSKAPGTVVRLKTPDSGVTVVNDIVKGDTAFQNAEMDDFIIRRSDGSPMYNLAVVVDDLTMGINTIIRGDDHLINTPKQILIYQALGADLPVFGHVPMVLGPDKARLSKRHGAMSVSEYRDMGYLPDAVINYLVRLGWSHGDQEFFTRRDLIEKFDLEHLGRSAGMFDLSKMTALNAKHIQAKTPAELGPLFLPHLQHLGIDAPDDVFTHQVIETLQPRSKTLKDMARAARFYYVDEPEMDEKAAAKFLTPEMADMLNQAADAIESLSDYTQPALETVFKKIMADFNLGFGKIAQPLRVAITGTTVSPGIFEMLLILGKEKTVQRIRRAAGRM from the coding sequence ATGAAACCCGTTGTCACCCGTTTTCCCCCTTCCCCCACCGGCTTTCTGCACATCGGCGGTGCCCGAACCGCTTTGTTCAACTGGCTGTATGCCAGAAAAACCCGTGGAAAATTTGTCCTGCGCATTGAAGATACAGATGTTGACCGATCCACCCGGGAATCCGTGGATGCCATTTTAGATGCATTGGCATGGCTGGGAATCGACTGGGATGAAGGCCCGTATTTTCAGACCGAACGAAAAGAGATTCACAACCGGTATATTGACAAACTGGTGGCATCCGGACATGCCTATTATTGTTCCTGCACCCCGGAAGAGATTGATGCCATGCGGGAACAGGCCCGGGCCAAAGGGCTCAAACCCATGTATAACGGCAAATGCCGGGAACGGGGCCTGTCAAAGGCACCCGGCACCGTGGTTCGCCTCAAAACCCCGGACAGCGGTGTGACCGTGGTGAACGATATTGTCAAGGGAGACACTGCGTTCCAGAACGCGGAAATGGATGATTTCATCATCCGCCGCAGTGACGGATCGCCTATGTACAACCTGGCCGTGGTGGTGGATGACCTGACCATGGGCATCAACACGATTATCCGGGGAGATGATCATTTGATTAACACACCCAAGCAGATTCTCATCTATCAGGCCCTGGGCGCCGACCTGCCGGTGTTCGGTCATGTGCCCATGGTTTTGGGCCCGGACAAGGCCCGGTTGAGCAAACGTCACGGGGCCATGTCCGTGAGTGAATACCGGGATATGGGATATCTGCCGGATGCGGTGATCAACTATCTGGTACGGCTGGGATGGTCCCATGGGGATCAGGAATTTTTTACCCGCCGGGATCTGATCGAAAAATTCGATCTTGAGCACCTGGGCCGGTCTGCGGGCATGTTTGATTTAAGCAAGATGACCGCACTCAACGCCAAGCATATCCAGGCCAAGACCCCTGCAGAACTGGGGCCTTTGTTTTTGCCCCATCTCCAGCACCTGGGAATCGATGCCCCAGATGATGTGTTCACCCACCAGGTGATCGAAACGCTTCAGCCCCGGAGCAAAACCTTAAAGGATATGGCCCGGGCCGCCCGTTTCTATTACGTGGATGAACCGGAAATGGATGAAAAAGCGGCGGCCAAATTTCTGACTCCGGAGATGGCAGACATGCTCAACCAGGCCGCAGACGCCATTGAGTCACTATCGGACTATACCCAGCCGGCACTGGAGACCGTGTTTAAAAAAATCATGGCTGATTTTAATCTGGGTTTCGGCAAAATCGCCCAACCCCTGCGGGTGGCCATCACCGGCACCACAGTCAGCCCGGGAATTTTTGAAATGCTCCTGATTCTGGGAAAAGAAAAAACCGTTCAGCGGATCCGGCGGGCAGCCGGCCGAATGTGA
- the rpmF gene encoding 50S ribosomal protein L32 → MAVPKQKSSKSRGRKRRTHYKTQAPTVTTCPECQEPKLPHTACPECGAYKDRNLKMTAEE, encoded by the coding sequence ATGGCAGTACCCAAGCAGAAAAGCTCCAAATCCAGGGGCAGAAAAAGACGGACCCATTACAAAACCCAGGCCCCGACCGTGACCACCTGTCCCGAGTGCCAGGAACCCAAACTTCCCCATACGGCCTGCCCGGAATGCGGGGCGTACAAGGACAGAAATCTCAAAATGACGGCGGAAGAATAA
- the acpP gene encoding acyl carrier protein, translating into MTIETKVRKVIAEKIPDIDIEDVVPEASLIDDLGADSLTIVELIMSMEEIFEIEIDDEAAEKLVTVQDAIDFIKSKS; encoded by the coding sequence ATGACCATAGAAACCAAAGTAAGAAAAGTGATCGCAGAAAAAATTCCGGATATCGATATCGAAGATGTGGTACCGGAAGCATCCCTGATCGATGATTTAGGGGCGGATTCATTGACCATCGTTGAGTTGATCATGTCCATGGAGGAAATTTTTGAAATTGAAATCGATGATGAAGCCGCGGAAAAACTGGTCACGGTTCAGGATGCCATTGATTTCATCAAATCCAAATCCTGA
- the rpiB gene encoding ribose 5-phosphate isomerase B yields the protein MSSSIIIGSDHAGFELKEKIRTRLISEGYTIEDAGPFNESSVNYVDYANKVALAVSEARFSKGILVCGSGIGMSMAANRFKGVRAALCADLLSARLSRQHNNANILALGGRLIGDVLAFELVKTFLETQFEEGRHLERIQSMDC from the coding sequence ATGAGTTCATCCATTATCATCGGCAGCGATCATGCCGGGTTTGAACTGAAGGAAAAAATTCGTACCCGCCTGATTTCCGAAGGATACACGATTGAAGATGCCGGGCCTTTCAACGAATCATCCGTCAATTATGTGGATTATGCCAACAAAGTGGCACTTGCCGTGTCTGAAGCCCGGTTTTCAAAAGGAATCCTGGTGTGCGGTTCCGGCATCGGCATGTCCATGGCAGCCAACCGGTTCAAAGGCGTGCGTGCGGCATTGTGCGCGGACCTGCTTTCCGCCCGGCTCAGCCGGCAGCACAACAATGCCAATATTCTGGCGCTGGGGGGGAGACTGATTGGGGATGTGCTGGCTTTTGAACTGGTGAAAACGTTTCTGGAAACGCAATTCGAAGAAGGCAGGCATCTGGAACGGATTCAATCCATGGATTGCTGA
- a CDS encoding serine hydroxymethyltransferase: MADLVTNDPQIAAIIENETTRQEQGLNLIASENTVSRSVLAAQGSVLTNKYAEGYPARRYYGGCDFVDQAEDLAIARAKKLFHAPYANVQAHSGSQANMAVYFALLNPGDRILAMGLSHGGHLTHGAAASFSGRLFEFAHYGLTPDTEVIDMDQVADLAKSFKPRLIVAGASAYSRIIDFQAFAEIAASVHALFMVDMAHIAGLVAGGVHPTPVGYADVITSTTHKTLRGPRGGLILGSEDLAVKINAQIFPGIQGGPLMHVIAAKAVAFNEAMQPDFARYQQQVVANASVLADALMSRGYKLVSNGTDNHMVLMDLTDKPLTGKEAETRLGRAGITVNKNTVPNEKKGPFVTSGIRIGVPLITSRGMKPDAVQQIARLICDVLDDVAAVDRVASQVKDLCRQYPLYPGEVR, translated from the coding sequence ATGGCAGATCTTGTAACCAATGATCCGCAGATAGCTGCGATAATTGAAAATGAAACAACCCGCCAGGAACAGGGGTTGAATTTGATTGCTTCGGAAAATACGGTCAGCCGTTCCGTACTGGCGGCCCAGGGATCCGTGCTCACCAACAAGTATGCCGAAGGCTATCCGGCCCGGCGGTATTACGGGGGGTGTGATTTTGTGGATCAGGCCGAAGACCTGGCCATTGCCCGGGCCAAAAAACTGTTCCACGCGCCCTATGCCAATGTGCAGGCCCATTCCGGGTCCCAGGCCAACATGGCGGTGTATTTTGCCCTGTTAAATCCCGGGGACCGGATTCTGGCCATGGGCCTGTCCCATGGCGGACATCTGACCCATGGGGCTGCGGCCAGCTTTTCCGGTCGTTTATTTGAATTCGCCCATTACGGGCTGACCCCTGATACCGAAGTCATTGACATGGATCAGGTGGCGGATCTGGCCAAATCATTCAAACCTCGCCTGATCGTGGCCGGTGCCAGTGCCTATTCCCGAATTATCGATTTTCAGGCATTTGCCGAAATCGCCGCATCTGTTCATGCTCTGTTTATGGTGGATATGGCCCATATTGCCGGGCTCGTGGCCGGCGGGGTTCATCCCACGCCCGTGGGATATGCGGATGTGATCACCTCCACCACCCACAAGACGTTGAGAGGCCCCCGGGGCGGACTGATTCTGGGGTCAGAGGATCTGGCCGTAAAAATCAACGCCCAGATCTTTCCCGGTATTCAGGGCGGGCCGCTCATGCATGTGATTGCCGCCAAAGCCGTGGCGTTCAACGAGGCGATGCAGCCTGATTTCGCCCGATACCAGCAGCAGGTGGTGGCAAATGCGTCCGTGCTGGCGGATGCACTCATGAGCCGGGGCTATAAACTGGTATCCAACGGCACGGACAATCATATGGTGTTAATGGATCTCACTGACAAACCCCTGACCGGCAAAGAAGCGGAAACCCGCCTGGGCCGGGCCGGTATCACGGTGAATAAGAACACGGTGCCCAATGAAAAAAAAGGGCCGTTTGTCACCAGCGGGATCCGCATCGGCGTGCCGTTGATCACTTCCAGGGGGATGAAACCGGATGCGGTTCAACAAATCGCCCGATTGATCTGTGATGTGCTTGATGATGTCGCCGCTGTGGACCGGGTGGCTTCCCAGGTCAAAGACCTGTGCCGTCAATATCCATTGTACCCGGGAGAAGTCCGATGA
- a CDS encoding deoxycytidylate deaminase yields MTREMPDRPSWNDYFMGIADLVAGRATCIRRKVGAVLVKDRRILCSGYNGAPAGIPHCGETGCLRRQLNVPSGVKHELCRGVHAEQNVIIQAAYHGVAVAGATLYCTHQPCSICAKMLINAGIQEIYYRDGYDDPLALDMFDKAGVTLTKI; encoded by the coding sequence ATGACCCGGGAAATGCCGGACCGGCCTTCCTGGAATGACTATTTCATGGGCATCGCAGACCTGGTGGCCGGGCGGGCTACCTGTATCCGCAGAAAAGTCGGGGCCGTGCTGGTGAAGGACCGGCGGATTCTGTGCTCCGGATACAACGGGGCACCGGCGGGAATTCCCCACTGCGGGGAAACCGGGTGTCTGCGCAGGCAGCTGAATGTGCCGTCCGGGGTCAAGCATGAACTGTGCAGAGGCGTGCATGCGGAGCAGAATGTGATCATCCAGGCGGCATATCACGGGGTAGCCGTGGCCGGTGCGACGCTTTACTGTACGCATCAGCCCTGTTCCATCTGTGCCAAAATGCTTATCAATGCCGGTATTCAAGAGATTTATTACCGGGATGGATATGATGACCCTCTGGCTTTGGACATGTTTGACAAAGCCGGCGTGACACTGACAAAGATTTGA
- the nrdR gene encoding transcriptional regulator NrdR: MKCPFCKASNTRVVDSRPGKIEMEVRRRRECQSCSQRFTTYERVEQVPVMIVKKDNRREEYDREKVLKGIKKACEKRAISMDLIENLVDGIERDLREINEREVSSKVVGEKIIQALKQVDDVAYVRFASVYREFKDITDFIQELKDLRPEDSHALDRISETSDDG; encoded by the coding sequence ATGAAATGCCCTTTTTGCAAAGCTTCCAATACCCGGGTGGTGGATTCCCGGCCCGGCAAGATCGAGATGGAAGTCCGGCGCCGGAGGGAATGCCAGTCCTGTTCCCAGCGGTTTACCACCTATGAGCGGGTGGAGCAGGTCCCGGTCATGATTGTCAAAAAAGACAACCGCCGGGAAGAGTATGACCGGGAAAAGGTGCTCAAAGGCATTAAAAAAGCCTGTGAAAAAAGAGCCATCAGCATGGACCTCATTGAAAACCTGGTGGACGGCATCGAGCGGGATCTGCGGGAGATCAATGAACGGGAAGTATCCTCCAAGGTGGTGGGTGAAAAAATTATCCAGGCCCTGAAACAGGTGGATGATGTGGCCTATGTGAGGTTTGCATCCGTGTATCGGGAATTCAAGGACATCACTGATTTCATCCAGGAACTCAAAGATCTGCGGCCCGAAGACAGCCATGCCCTGGACAGGATTTCGGAAACATCGGATGACGGATAA
- the ribD gene encoding bifunctional diaminohydroxyphosphoribosylaminopyrimidine deaminase/5-amino-6-(5-phosphoribosylamino)uracil reductase RibD, producing MTDKEYMQLALALAARGKGFTSPNPCVGAVVVKNGEVVGQGWHRAYGADHAEVMAIDDAKDAARGADLFVTLEPCNHFGKTPPCTHKILAAGIRRVTAACPDPNPAASGGLAFLSQNNVAVSCGLLQDQAEILIEDFLWYVRHHTPFVTLKCAATLDGRIATFAGESKWITCEAARAFGHEIRGQVDAILVGSGTLHADNPSLTCRIPGKQTRDPVRIILDTRLTISEHAKVIRQESVAPTIVVTGPDVPADKKARLLKQNVQILEIGLKNNRLDLQELMVTLGEMSITSLLIEGGGTVAANALAEGIVNKLIYFLAPKLLGGSDGKAVFEGKGVEKLADAVTLARMTVTRVDTDILVQGYIK from the coding sequence ATGACGGATAAGGAATACATGCAGCTGGCCCTGGCTCTGGCTGCCAGGGGCAAAGGGTTCACATCCCCCAACCCGTGTGTGGGCGCGGTGGTGGTTAAAAACGGGGAAGTGGTGGGCCAGGGCTGGCACCGGGCATATGGTGCGGATCATGCGGAAGTGATGGCCATTGACGATGCGAAAGATGCGGCCAGAGGCGCGGACCTGTTTGTGACCCTGGAGCCTTGTAACCATTTCGGCAAAACCCCGCCCTGCACCCATAAAATACTGGCCGCCGGCATCCGGCGGGTGACGGCGGCCTGCCCGGACCCCAATCCGGCCGCATCCGGCGGACTGGCATTTTTATCTCAAAACAACGTAGCTGTATCCTGCGGACTGCTTCAGGACCAGGCCGAAATCCTGATCGAAGATTTTCTCTGGTATGTCCGCCATCACACCCCGTTTGTCACGCTCAAGTGCGCCGCGACCCTGGACGGCCGCATTGCCACCTTTGCGGGCGAATCTAAGTGGATCACCTGTGAGGCGGCCCGGGCCTTCGGTCATGAGATCCGGGGGCAGGTGGATGCCATTTTGGTGGGTTCCGGAACCCTGCATGCGGACAATCCGTCTCTGACCTGCCGGATCCCCGGCAAACAGACCCGGGATCCGGTCCGGATCATTCTGGATACCCGTTTGACCATTTCCGAACATGCTAAAGTGATCCGGCAGGAATCTGTTGCCCCCACCATTGTTGTCACCGGACCGGATGTGCCGGCTGACAAAAAAGCGCGTCTTTTAAAACAAAATGTCCAAATTCTGGAAATCGGCCTGAAAAACAATCGCCTTGATTTACAAGAACTCATGGTTACGTTGGGTGAGATGTCGATAACCAGTCTGCTCATAGAAGGGGGAGGGACGGTTGCGGCAAATGCTCTGGCAGAAGGTATTGTCAACAAACTGATATATTTTCTGGCGCCTAAGCTGCTGGGGGGAAGTGACGGTAAAGCCGTGTTTGAGGGCAAAGGGGTGGAGAAACTGGCAGATGCCGTTACCCTGGCACGTATGACAGTGACCCGGGTGGATACGGACATTCTGGTGCAGGGGTATATCAAGTAA
- a CDS encoding riboflavin synthase: MFTGIIESLGTIHRVIPQGEGKVLQIRCGLDLSDTRIGDSIAVNGACLTAVHLEKHAFSVDMAPETVARTTFKTAAPGMRVNVERAMQLLSRVDGHLVSGHIDGTGVITRIENKSNAILLTIAVDTHLAGQMIEKGSVAVDGISLTINQCTDTDFSISIIPHTAKLTTIGFKQTGDFVNIETDMIGKYVRKFLTRTTASVPETEHTDISMSLLAQNGFL; the protein is encoded by the coding sequence GTGTTCACCGGTATCATTGAAAGTCTGGGAACCATTCACCGGGTCATTCCCCAGGGCGAGGGAAAAGTATTGCAGATCCGGTGCGGCCTGGACTTGAGTGACACCCGCATCGGCGATTCCATTGCCGTGAACGGGGCCTGCCTGACAGCAGTACATCTTGAGAAACACGCATTTTCCGTGGATATGGCCCCGGAAACCGTGGCCAGAACCACGTTCAAAACTGCGGCTCCCGGCATGCGGGTCAATGTGGAACGGGCCATGCAGCTGTTGTCCCGTGTGGACGGTCATCTGGTGTCCGGGCATATCGATGGTACCGGGGTGATCACCCGCATTGAAAACAAAAGCAATGCCATCCTTTTGACCATTGCCGTGGATACGCATCTGGCAGGGCAGATGATTGAAAAAGGATCCGTGGCCGTGGACGGCATCAGCCTGACCATCAACCAGTGCACGGACACGGATTTTTCCATCAGCATCATCCCCCATACGGCAAAACTCACCACCATCGGATTCAAGCAGACCGGGGATTTTGTCAATATTGAAACCGACATGATTGGAAAATATGTGAGAAAATTTTTAACCCGGACCACAGCCAGCGTTCCTGAAACAGAACATACAGATATCAGCATGTCGCTGCTGGCCCAGAATGGATTTTTATAA
- a CDS encoding bifunctional 3,4-dihydroxy-2-butanone-4-phosphate synthase/GTP cyclohydrolase II codes for MPHLTIEQAIDDIKNGKMVILVDDEDRENEGDLTMAAEAVTPEAINFMAKYGRGLICLSLDSGIADRLDLPMMVENNTSQFETGFTVSIEAKKGVTTGISAADRATTILTAVADDTTPDDIARPGHIFPLRARDGGVMVRVGQTEGSVDLARLAGLKPAGVICEIMDEDGTMARMPSLEQFAKEHGIGICTVADLVKYRLKTESFVKRAAQTVIPTRVGGEFKIIAYENDLDNLTHIALVKGEIDPEKAILVRVHSECMTGDIFSSLRCDCQDQLHRAMAMMEEEGSGVLLYLRQEGRGIGLVNKLKAYEYQRQGMDTVEANEKLGFAADMRDYGVGAQMLVDLGVKKMRLLTNNPKKMVGLEGYGLSVVEQVPIEVPPNCYNQGYLKCKQAKMGHLLHMDKYC; via the coding sequence ATGCCGCATTTAACGATAGAACAGGCAATTGATGATATAAAGAATGGCAAAATGGTCATTCTGGTGGATGATGAAGACCGGGAAAACGAAGGGGACCTGACCATGGCTGCCGAGGCGGTCACGCCGGAAGCCATCAATTTCATGGCCAAATACGGGCGAGGGCTCATCTGCCTGTCTCTGGATTCCGGCATTGCAGACCGGCTGGACCTTCCCATGATGGTGGAGAACAACACCTCCCAGTTCGAAACGGGATTCACGGTTTCCATTGAAGCCAAAAAAGGGGTCACCACCGGGATTTCCGCTGCAGACCGGGCCACCACCATTTTGACGGCCGTGGCCGATGATACCACGCCCGATGATATTGCCCGGCCCGGACATATCTTTCCGTTGCGGGCCAGGGACGGCGGGGTGATGGTCCGGGTGGGCCAGACCGAGGGATCCGTGGATCTGGCCCGGCTGGCCGGGCTCAAACCGGCCGGCGTGATCTGTGAGATCATGGATGAAGACGGCACCATGGCACGGATGCCGTCTCTGGAACAGTTTGCCAAAGAACACGGCATCGGCATCTGTACGGTGGCGGACCTGGTGAAATACCGTCTTAAAACCGAAAGTTTTGTCAAACGGGCGGCCCAGACCGTGATTCCCACCCGGGTGGGCGGAGAATTCAAAATTATCGCCTATGAAAATGACCTGGACAACCTGACCCACATTGCCTTGGTCAAAGGAGAGATCGATCCTGAAAAAGCCATTCTGGTGCGGGTGCACTCCGAATGCATGACCGGTGATATTTTTTCCTCGCTCCGGTGCGACTGCCAGGACCAGCTGCACCGGGCCATGGCCATGATGGAGGAGGAAGGCAGCGGTGTGTTGCTGTATCTGCGTCAGGAAGGCCGGGGAATTGGTCTGGTCAACAAGCTGAAAGCTTATGAATACCAGCGTCAGGGCATGGATACCGTGGAAGCCAATGAAAAACTGGGGTTTGCGGCGGATATGCGTGATTACGGGGTCGGAGCCCAGATGCTGGTGGATTTAGGCGTGAAAAAAATGCGGCTTTTGACCAATAATCCCAAAAAAATGGTGGGGCTGGAAGGATACGGCCTGTCCGTGGTGGAACAGGTCCCCATTGAAGTGCCGCCCAACTGCTACAACCAGGGATATCTCAAATGCAAACAGGCCAAAATGGGGCATCTGCTGCATATGGATAAATATTGCTGA
- the ribH gene encoding 6,7-dimethyl-8-ribityllumazine synthase gives MPQIIDAKLSARGKTFGIIVSRFNDFITGKLVEGALDALIRSGAQDQDIVIVKVPGAFEIPLAAQKMAATKKYDAVICLGAVIRGATSHYDYVCAEVSKGIASVSLETGVPVMFGILTTETIEQAIERAGTKSGNKGFDTALGAIEMANLGEILGKAQ, from the coding sequence ATGCCACAGATTATAGACGCAAAACTTTCGGCCCGGGGAAAGACGTTCGGGATTATTGTGTCCCGGTTCAACGATTTCATCACAGGCAAACTGGTGGAGGGTGCTCTGGATGCATTGATCCGCAGCGGTGCCCAGGATCAGGATATTGTCATCGTCAAGGTGCCCGGGGCGTTTGAGATTCCTCTGGCAGCCCAGAAGATGGCAGCCACTAAAAAATATGATGCCGTTATCTGCCTGGGCGCGGTGATCCGGGGAGCCACTTCCCATTACGATTATGTGTGTGCTGAAGTATCCAAAGGCATTGCCAGCGTCAGCCTGGAAACCGGGGTGCCTGTCATGTTCGGGATTCTGACCACGGAAACCATTGAACAGGCCATTGAGCGGGCCGGCACCAAGTCCGGAAACAAAGGCTTTGATACGGCTTTAGGGGCCATTGAAATGGCCAATCTGGGAGAGATCCTCGGAAAGGCTCAATGA
- the nusB gene encoding transcription antitermination factor NusB — MGDRRQSRELALQALFFLDMNSSKDVPADVEAFCLENEADLTPTVRPFFMDLVQGVLTAMDKIDPMLETYSKNWKVSRMPVVDRNIMRIAAFELLERPDIPPSVTINEAVDIAKKYSTRESGSFVNGILDRIRLSIGR, encoded by the coding sequence ATGGGAGATCGCAGGCAGTCCAGAGAACTGGCGCTTCAGGCCCTGTTTTTCCTGGATATGAATTCATCCAAAGATGTGCCGGCGGATGTGGAAGCGTTCTGCCTGGAAAATGAGGCAGATTTGACCCCCACTGTCCGGCCGTTTTTCATGGATCTGGTTCAGGGCGTGCTCACGGCCATGGATAAAATCGATCCCATGCTGGAAACCTATTCCAAAAACTGGAAAGTGTCCAGAATGCCGGTAGTGGATCGCAACATCATGCGTATCGCCGCGTTTGAACTGCTGGAAAGACCGGATATCCCCCCGTCCGTCACCATCAACGAAGCCGTGGATATCGCTAAAAAATACAGTACCCGGGAATCAGGATCCTTTGTAAACGGGATTCTGGACCGGATACGCTTGTCCATCGGCCGATGA
- a CDS encoding MBL fold metallo-hydrolase, producing MIIKKLEVGPIMANCFILGCEDTREAVVIDPGDDADQILMILAKEKLTVKYLINTHGHFDHVGANRRMKEVTSAKLAIHPDDVPMLSELSRSAASFGLSAENSPEPDLLLHDKDTVRFGNITLTVIHTPGHSRGGIALYTPGHLFAGDTLFAGSIGRTDLPGGDYDTLIASIKQKLLVLPDDTVVYTGHGPETTIADEKRMNPFLR from the coding sequence TTGATTATTAAAAAACTTGAAGTAGGACCGATCATGGCCAATTGTTTTATTCTGGGGTGCGAAGATACCCGGGAAGCCGTGGTGATTGACCCCGGAGATGACGCGGACCAAATCCTCATGATACTGGCCAAGGAAAAACTGACTGTCAAGTATCTGATCAATACCCACGGCCATTTTGATCATGTGGGGGCCAACCGGCGCATGAAAGAGGTCACGAGTGCCAAATTGGCCATTCATCCGGATGATGTACCCATGTTGTCCGAGTTGTCCCGGTCCGCGGCCTCGTTTGGTTTGTCTGCGGAAAATTCACCGGAACCGGACCTGCTGCTTCATGACAAAGACACTGTGCGCTTCGGCAATATCACGTTGACCGTCATTCATACGCCGGGACATTCCAGGGGCGGTATTGCCCTGTACACGCCAGGACACCTGTTTGCCGGCGATACCCTGTTTGCCGGATCCATCGGCCGGACTGATCTGCCGGGCGGGGACTATGACACCCTGATTGCCAGTATCAAACAAAAACTGCTGGTCCTTCCCGATGATACCGTGGTGTATACGGGGCACGGCCCGGAAACCACCATTGCCGATGAAAAACGCATGAATCCTTTTTTGCGATGA